One Candidatus Methylomirabilota bacterium DNA window includes the following coding sequences:
- a CDS encoding ABC transporter substrate-binding protein, giving the protein MTVRRQFVMAAALAVAVATGVLGDDPAAQTRTRIKYALGDVISIDELPLLIAVERAKMRGVDVEITAFKSEEIATQAVVNGQADVGQGTPYAVVEKVSVPIRFFYQLSALQFYPIVSKEHYKNWKDLDGQEIVVHARGSGTEAIMNLAAKEHGIKYKNVSYVPGSQVRALGLLKGTIKATILDAPNKNHVMKEAADRFVILPLGELKASDEALFATTAFLEKNAAAVAVFVEELIRVSRAINANPGFVLEERKKLGLLKDLPAKMEEEILPFFQEAVQTGIFPSDGGGERAARNDLEFYRLAGQIKAESPKVDDFWRFEALKVALARVGR; this is encoded by the coding sequence ATGACGGTGAGGAGGCAGTTCGTGATGGCGGCGGCCCTGGCAGTCGCGGTGGCGACGGGGGTGCTCGGCGACGATCCCGCGGCTCAGACCCGCACCAGGATCAAGTACGCCCTCGGCGATGTCATCTCGATCGATGAGCTCCCGCTCCTCATCGCGGTCGAGCGAGCGAAGATGCGCGGGGTCGACGTCGAGATCACGGCCTTCAAGAGCGAGGAGATCGCGACCCAGGCGGTGGTCAACGGACAGGCCGACGTGGGTCAGGGCACTCCGTACGCGGTCGTCGAGAAAGTGTCGGTGCCCATCCGGTTCTTCTACCAGCTGAGCGCGCTACAGTTCTACCCGATCGTGAGCAAGGAACACTACAAGAACTGGAAGGACCTCGACGGCCAGGAGATCGTGGTCCACGCCCGCGGCTCCGGCACCGAGGCCATCATGAACCTGGCCGCCAAGGAGCACGGGATCAAGTACAAGAACGTGAGCTATGTACCGGGCTCCCAGGTCCGCGCTCTCGGGCTCCTGAAGGGGACTATCAAGGCCACCATCCTCGACGCCCCCAACAAGAACCACGTCATGAAGGAAGCCGCCGACCGGTTCGTCATCCTGCCGCTCGGGGAGCTGAAAGCCAGCGACGAGGCGCTCTTCGCCACGACCGCGTTCCTGGAAAAGAACGCGGCTGCCGTCGCCGTGTTCGTCGAGGAGCTGATCAGGGTCTCGCGCGCCATCAATGCCAACCCGGGCTTCGTGCTCGAGGAGCGCAAGAAGCTCGGCCTGCTCAAGGATCTCCCGGCCAAGATGGAGGAGGAGATCCTTCCCTTCTTCCAGGAAGCGGTCCAGACCGGCATCTTCCCGAGCGACGGAGGGGGTGAGCGGGCGGCCCGGAACGACCTCGAGTTCTACCGCCTCGCCGGCCAGATCAAGGCCGAGAGTCCGAAGGTCGACGACTTCTGGAGATTCGAGGCGCTCAAGGTCGCTCTGGCGCGGGTCGGCCGCTAG